The Bacteroidota bacterium nucleotide sequence GAGCCGGTATGAAATAAATTCCGGGTTCATCGGTGATCACAAAGCCGGGCTGTAGTCTTCTGGCCATACGCAGGAAAGCAAGTCCGAATTGTTTAGAGCGTTGTATTTCCTGATCATATCCTACAAAGTTTTCGCCCAGGTTTTCCATATCATGAACATCGAGGCCCATCATATGTCCTAATCCATGTGGGAAGAACAGAGCGTGAGCACCCTGGCTGACGGCTTCCCCAATATCACCCTTCATCAGGCCGAGAGCTTTCAAACCTTCTGCGATGGTTGTTGCGGCAAGCAAATGCATTTCTCTGTAAAATATACCGGGTTTGCAGGCTGCAATCACGTCGTTATTGGCTTTGAGGACGATCTCATAGATTTCTTTCTGACGGGTATTGAATTTTCCCCCGACAGGAACGGTACGGGTGATATCGGAGGCATAATGCATTTCCGATTCGGCCCCGGCATCGGTGACCATCATTCTGCCTTCCCGGAGGGTATTCCCGTGATAATGATTATGTAATGTTTGACCGTTAATGCTAAGGATCACCGGGAAAGAGACAGGGCCTCCCATGGAAAGGGATATCCCTTCGATGGTACCGGCTATTTCTCTTTCAACAACCCCGGGCATGGCCATTTTCATGGAGGTGGTATGCATTGCATAGGCAATATCCATAGCTTTTTCGATCTCTCTGATTTCGTGTTCGTCCTTGACCGACCTGAGTTTAACAACACCACGGATCAGCTCTTCGGAGACATAGGATTTGATTTTCGGGAAATCGACATCCAGGATTCTGTTAAGCTGCATCCAGTGATCGCCCCGGTAAGGAGGGAGGATGTGCAACCTGCGTCCTGAACCTATGGCTTTACTTAAATATTCAGGAAGTGCAGACAAAGGCCGGGTATGTTCTACTCCTACTCTGAGTGCACGGTCTTTCATGGATGGCTGGGGGCCCATCCAAATAATATCGTCCATAGTGACATCGTCACCGAAAATTATGTCGTTACCTGCATCTAAGTCTATGATGGCAGCAAGATCAGGCTGGTCGA carries:
- a CDS encoding aminopeptidase P family protein, with amino-acid sequence MFEASLYQERRTNLRKELSGGVILFMGNQEASMNYPANTYHFRQDSSFLYFFGLDQPDLAAIIDLDAGNDIIFGDDVTMDDIIWMGPQPSMKDRALRVGVEHTRPLSALPEYLSKAIGSGRRLHILPPYRGDHWMQLNRILDVDFPKIKSYVSEELIRGVVKLRSVKDEHEIREIEKAMDIAYAMHTTSMKMAMPGVVEREIAGTIEGISLSMGGPVSFPVILSINGQTLHNHYHGNTLREGRMMVTDAGAESEMHYASDITRTVPVGGKFNTRQKEIYEIVLKANNDVIAACKPGIFYREMHLLAATTIAEGLKALGLMKGDIGEAVSQGAHALFFPHGLGHMMGLDVHDMENLGENFVGYDQEIQRSKQFGLAFLRMARRLQPGFVITDEPGIYFIPALIDQWRNEKKFSEFINYDKVETYKDFGGIRIEDDILITESGCIVLGKPIPKSVLEIEKIMYNG